The Streptomyces sp. NBC_01275 genome has a segment encoding these proteins:
- a CDS encoding discoidin domain-containing protein, giving the protein MTMTGRSYRRRRQVTLVSLLLLVLGTILGPTPSSAAAADWWTPTARPTPDSQVNVTGEPFTGTNSAGEVKGFIDAHNHLFSNEAFGGRLICGKVFSESGVADALKDCPEHYPDGTLALFDYITHGGDGKHDPVGWPTFKDWPAYDSMTHQANYYAWVERAWRGGQRVLVNDLVTNGMICSIYPFKDRSCDEMTSIRLQAKLTYDLQAFIDKMYGGTGKGWFRIVTDSAQARQVIQQGKLAVVLGVETSEPFGCKQILDIAQCSKADIDKGLDELYALGVRSMFLCHKFDNALCGVRFDEGGLGTAINVGQFLSTGTFWQTETCKGPQHDNPIGTAASEAEADLPAGTDVPEYDTAAQCNTRGLTSLGEYAVRGMMKRKMMLEIDHMSVKATGQALDIFEAASYPGVLSSHSWMDLNWTERVYSLGGFVAQYMHGSEAFATEAERTNALRDKYNVGYGFGTDFNGIGDHPAPRGADAANKVTYPFKSVDGGSVIDKQTVGTRTFDFNTDGGADVGLIPDWIEDIRLVGGQDVVNDLFRGAESYLDTWGAAEQHQASVNLAKGQTATASSSESNPFTSYQPGRAVDGDDDSRWASDWSDDQWWQVDLGSTNLVSRVTLDWERAYGKSYRIELSTDGTTWTTAWSTTSGDGGLDTAKFTGTPARYVRVHGLDRGTDWGYSLYEVGVHSA; this is encoded by the coding sequence ATGACCATGACCGGACGCTCGTACCGCAGACGCAGACAAGTCACCCTCGTCTCGCTGCTCCTGCTCGTGCTGGGCACGATCCTCGGCCCCACGCCGAGTTCGGCGGCCGCCGCCGACTGGTGGACGCCGACCGCGCGGCCCACACCGGACTCCCAGGTCAACGTCACCGGCGAGCCGTTCACCGGTACCAACTCGGCAGGGGAGGTGAAGGGGTTCATCGACGCCCACAACCACCTGTTCTCCAACGAGGCCTTCGGCGGGCGGCTGATCTGCGGCAAGGTGTTCTCCGAGTCGGGCGTGGCCGACGCCCTCAAGGACTGTCCCGAGCACTACCCGGACGGCACGCTCGCGCTCTTCGACTACATCACCCACGGCGGCGACGGAAAGCACGACCCGGTCGGCTGGCCGACGTTCAAGGACTGGCCGGCGTACGACTCGATGACCCATCAGGCGAACTACTACGCCTGGGTGGAGCGGGCCTGGCGCGGCGGACAGCGCGTCCTGGTCAACGACCTCGTCACCAACGGCATGATCTGCTCCATCTACCCGTTCAAGGACCGCAGTTGTGACGAGATGACGTCGATCCGCCTCCAGGCGAAGCTGACGTACGACCTCCAGGCGTTCATCGACAAGATGTACGGCGGCACGGGCAAGGGCTGGTTCCGGATCGTCACCGACAGCGCGCAGGCCCGACAGGTCATCCAGCAGGGCAAGTTGGCGGTCGTCCTGGGCGTCGAGACCTCCGAGCCGTTCGGCTGCAAGCAGATCCTCGACATCGCGCAGTGCAGCAAGGCCGACATCGACAAGGGCCTGGACGAGCTGTACGCGCTGGGCGTGCGCAGCATGTTCCTGTGCCACAAGTTCGACAACGCGCTGTGCGGCGTCCGCTTCGACGAGGGCGGCCTCGGAACGGCCATCAACGTCGGCCAGTTCCTGTCGACCGGCACCTTCTGGCAGACGGAGACCTGCAAGGGCCCGCAGCACGACAACCCGATCGGCACCGCCGCGTCCGAGGCCGAGGCGGACCTCCCCGCCGGCACGGACGTCCCGGAGTACGACACGGCCGCCCAGTGCAACACCCGCGGGCTCACCAGCCTCGGCGAGTACGCCGTACGCGGGATGATGAAGCGCAAGATGATGCTCGAGATCGACCACATGAGCGTCAAGGCCACCGGCCAGGCGCTCGACATCTTCGAGGCCGCCTCCTACCCCGGCGTGCTCTCCTCGCACAGCTGGATGGACCTCAACTGGACCGAGCGCGTGTACAGCCTCGGCGGCTTCGTCGCCCAGTACATGCACGGCTCCGAGGCGTTCGCCACCGAGGCCGAGCGCACGAACGCCCTGCGCGACAAGTACAACGTCGGCTACGGCTTCGGCACCGACTTCAACGGCATCGGCGACCACCCCGCCCCGCGCGGAGCGGACGCCGCCAACAAGGTGACGTACCCCTTCAAGAGCGTCGACGGCGGTTCCGTCATCGACAAGCAGACCGTCGGCACCCGCACCTTCGACTTCAACACCGACGGCGGCGCCGACGTCGGCCTGATCCCCGACTGGATCGAGGACATCCGGCTCGTCGGCGGCCAGGACGTGGTGAACGACCTCTTCCGGGGTGCCGAGTCCTACCTCGACACCTGGGGCGCGGCCGAGCAGCACCAGGCGTCGGTCAACCTCGCCAAGGGCCAGACGGCCACGGCCAGTTCGTCGGAGTCCAACCCGTTCACCAGCTACCAGCCGGGCCGGGCCGTGGACGGCGACGACGACAGCCGCTGGGCCAGCGACTGGAGCGACGACCAGTGGTGGCAGGTCGACCTGGGCTCCACCAACCTGGTGTCCCGGGTCACCCTGGACTGGGAGCGCGCGTACGGGAAGTCGTACCGCATCGAGCTCTCCACCGACGGCACGACCTGGACGACCGCCTGGTCCACCACCTCCGGCGACGGCGGTCTGGACACGGCCAAGTTCACCGGCACACCGGCCCGCTACGTCCGCGTCCACGGCCTCGACCGGGGCACCGACTGGGGATACTCGTTGTACGAAGTGGGCGTCCACAGCGCCTGA
- a CDS encoding AfsR/SARP family transcriptional regulator, whose product MRFEVLGPVRVWREERELDLGFPQQRALLALLLAHAGRPVPTGEILDALWAERPPASALNVVRRYVGALRKLLEPGLPPRAPGRRLLRRAGGYLLEAAADEVDLLRFRELTRQGKRAAATGRPETATGHFAQALEEWRGPVAMGIPESVRAHVQFTAVQRELLHTVRLAADAALLCGRAGQLLPALRRATAHEPLDEPLHARLVLSLAACGLQAEALKAYDDLRRRLARELGVAPGPELAAAHTRVLRQDVRRLTTGPTVDLGQEATIVRMGARSGSADAEATSPPAQLPSDLAVFGGRKAELEWLTEVADAATDFTGAPQAVVIGGMAGVGKTALAVHWAHRTADRFPDGHLYVALRGADPDRPALAPADALRGMLTALGVPPPRLPDGLAALTGLYRTLLAGRRVLVLLDDAADTERLRPLLPAAPGCLALVTSRNALPGLVASGARPLRLEPPSAEDARETLDRRIGVDRSAAEPRAADEIVARCGRLPLALACVAARAVSRRDFPLAAVAAELRACDGSLDAFPAVRAAFATSYRLLPPESARLLRLLPRHPGPDVTPAAAAAFAGLPVRRARQLLDALADAHLLTEHAPGRYTLHVLLRAFATEQAEQDREDAEDESDGGDE is encoded by the coding sequence ATGCGGTTCGAGGTGCTAGGGCCCGTACGGGTGTGGCGCGAGGAGCGGGAGCTCGATCTCGGCTTCCCCCAGCAGCGCGCCCTGCTCGCTCTGCTCCTGGCACACGCGGGCCGCCCCGTGCCGACCGGCGAGATCCTCGACGCCCTGTGGGCCGAACGCCCGCCCGCCAGCGCCCTGAACGTCGTGCGCCGTTACGTCGGCGCGCTGCGCAAGCTCCTGGAACCCGGGCTGCCGCCCCGCGCCCCCGGCCGGCGTCTGCTGCGCCGCGCCGGCGGCTACCTCCTGGAGGCCGCCGCCGACGAGGTCGACCTGCTGCGCTTCCGCGAACTGACCCGGCAGGGCAAGCGGGCGGCGGCCACCGGCCGGCCCGAGACCGCGACCGGCCACTTCGCCCAGGCGCTGGAGGAGTGGCGGGGGCCGGTCGCGATGGGGATCCCCGAGTCCGTGCGCGCACACGTCCAGTTCACCGCCGTACAGCGGGAACTCCTGCACACCGTGCGGCTGGCGGCCGATGCGGCGCTGCTGTGCGGCCGCGCCGGGCAACTGCTGCCCGCCCTGCGCCGCGCCACCGCCCACGAACCCCTCGACGAACCGCTGCACGCCCGGCTCGTCCTTTCCCTGGCCGCCTGCGGCCTGCAGGCGGAGGCCCTGAAGGCGTACGACGACCTCCGCCGGCGCCTCGCCCGGGAACTGGGCGTCGCCCCCGGCCCCGAACTGGCCGCGGCGCACACCCGCGTGCTGCGTCAGGACGTACGACGGCTGACGACCGGCCCCACGGTGGACCTGGGGCAGGAGGCCACGATCGTCCGGATGGGCGCGCGGTCCGGCTCCGCCGACGCAGAGGCGACCTCCCCGCCCGCTCAACTCCCCTCCGACCTGGCCGTCTTCGGCGGGCGGAAGGCCGAGCTGGAGTGGCTGACGGAGGTCGCCGACGCGGCGACGGACTTCACGGGGGCGCCGCAGGCCGTGGTGATCGGCGGGATGGCCGGCGTCGGCAAGACCGCCCTCGCGGTGCACTGGGCGCACCGCACCGCCGACCGCTTCCCGGACGGTCACCTGTACGTCGCCCTGCGCGGCGCCGACCCTGACCGGCCCGCCCTGGCGCCCGCCGACGCCCTGCGCGGGATGCTCACCGCGCTCGGCGTGCCCCCGCCGCGCCTCCCGGACGGCCTCGCCGCCCTGACCGGCCTCTACCGCACCCTGCTGGCGGGCCGGCGCGTCCTCGTGCTCCTCGACGACGCCGCCGACACCGAGCGACTGCGTCCGCTGCTGCCCGCCGCGCCCGGCTGCCTGGCGCTGGTCACCAGCCGCAACGCCCTGCCCGGCCTGGTCGCCTCCGGAGCCCGGCCGCTGCGCCTCGAACCGCCGTCCGCCGAGGACGCCCGCGAGACGCTGGACCGGCGGATCGGCGTCGACCGATCGGCCGCCGAGCCCCGGGCCGCCGACGAGATCGTCGCCCGCTGCGGCCGACTGCCCCTGGCCCTCGCCTGCGTCGCCGCCCGCGCCGTCAGCAGACGGGACTTCCCCCTCGCGGCCGTGGCGGCCGAACTCCGCGCCTGCGACGGCAGCCTCGACGCCTTTCCGGCCGTACGCGCCGCCTTTGCGACCTCCTACCGGCTGCTGCCGCCCGAGAGCGCGCGCCTGCTCCGGCTCCTGCCCCGGCACCCCGGACCCGACGTCACCCCGGCGGCGGCCGCCGCGTTCGCCGGCCTGCCGGTCCGCCGGGCCCGGCAACTCCTCGACGCACTCGCCGACGCCCACCTCCTCACCGAGCACGCGCCCGGCCGCTACACCCTGCACGTCCTGCTCCGGGCCTTCGCCACCGAGCAGGCCGAGCAGGACCGGGAGGACGCGGAGGACGAGTCGGACGGGGGCGACGAGTAG
- a CDS encoding TIGR01777 family oxidoreductase codes for MKIVMPGGTGQVGSVLRRALSAAGHEVVVLSRRPSGPGEIGWDGRTPGRWAEAVDGSDVVVNLAGRSVSCRYTPANLQAMMDSRIDSTRVVGEAIAAAGRPPKVWLQMSTATIYAHRFDAPNDEFTGLLGGAEAGVPGYWGYSVDIATAWEREQEKADTPHTRKVALRSAMVMSPDRGGVFDVLLRLARLGLGGPVAGGAQYVSWIHDHDFVRAVEFLIAREDLAGPVNLAAPTPLPQRAFMRALRAAWGVPVGLPATRWMAELGAFALRSDTELLLKSRRVVPGRLLTAGFAFDHAQWPQAAEDLVGRVRER; via the coding sequence ATGAAGATCGTGATGCCCGGTGGGACCGGGCAGGTGGGCTCGGTGCTGCGGCGGGCGCTGAGCGCGGCCGGGCACGAGGTCGTGGTGCTCAGCAGACGCCCCTCGGGGCCCGGTGAGATCGGCTGGGACGGCCGGACCCCGGGGCGCTGGGCCGAGGCGGTCGACGGCAGCGACGTCGTGGTCAACCTGGCCGGGCGCAGCGTCAGTTGCCGCTACACCCCGGCCAACCTGCAGGCCATGATGGACTCCCGGATCGACTCGACGCGGGTCGTGGGCGAGGCGATCGCCGCCGCCGGCCGCCCCCCGAAGGTCTGGCTGCAGATGAGCACCGCCACGATCTACGCCCACCGCTTCGACGCCCCCAACGACGAGTTCACCGGCCTGCTGGGCGGCGCCGAAGCGGGCGTTCCGGGCTACTGGGGCTACAGCGTCGACATCGCCACGGCGTGGGAGCGGGAACAGGAGAAGGCCGACACCCCGCACACCCGCAAGGTGGCCCTGCGCTCCGCCATGGTGATGAGCCCCGACCGGGGCGGGGTGTTCGACGTCCTGCTGCGGCTGGCCCGGCTCGGCCTCGGCGGCCCGGTCGCGGGCGGCGCGCAGTACGTGTCCTGGATCCACGACCACGACTTCGTCCGTGCGGTCGAGTTCCTCATCGCGCGCGAGGATCTCGCCGGGCCGGTGAACCTCGCCGCGCCGACCCCCCTCCCCCAACGCGCGTTCATGCGGGCGCTGCGCGCCGCGTGGGGCGTCCCGGTGGGTCTGCCCGCGACGAGGTGGATGGCGGAACTCGGCGCGTTCGCCCTGCGCTCGGACACCGAACTGCTCCTGAAGAGCCGGCGCGTCGTCCCCGGCCGCCTCCTCACGGCGGGTTTCGCCTTCGACCACGCACAATGGCCGCAGGCCGCCGAGGACCTCGTAGGGCGGGTGCGCGAGCGCTGA
- a CDS encoding cytochrome P450, which produces MTPTLAHDPSESVPDFPMPRDAACPFAPPPEMLRLHDEQPVAKVRLWDGTTHWLVTRYDDQRALYGDQRLSVDVTRSGFPYLSQGFKETAGKTPPSFLNMDDPDHARIRRMVTAPFAIKRMEALRPVVQRIADDLIDAMLAGPNPVDLVDALALPLPSLVICELLGIPYEDHDFFQTHSKVGVSRDSTAEQARAANIALYQYLDRLLDVKLATPADDMLSDLAARTDAGDLTRHEAATLGVLLLGAGHETTANMIALGVLALLEHPEQLAIVRDTDDPQVMAGAVEELLRYLTVVHSGQRRLALEDLEVGGRLIRAGEGVIIPGATGNWSPDRFPDPGRLDVRRDARRHMAFGFGIHQCLGQPLARIELQVVYGTLFRRVPELRVAADLKEIPFKNDGIVYGVYELPVAW; this is translated from the coding sequence ATGACCCCCACCCTTGCGCACGATCCGTCCGAGTCCGTACCGGACTTCCCGATGCCCCGGGACGCCGCCTGTCCGTTCGCGCCGCCCCCGGAGATGCTGCGACTGCACGACGAACAGCCGGTCGCCAAGGTCCGGTTGTGGGACGGCACCACGCACTGGCTCGTCACCCGCTACGACGACCAGCGGGCCCTCTACGGCGACCAACGGCTCAGCGTCGACGTCACCCGGTCCGGATTCCCTTACCTGAGCCAGGGGTTCAAGGAGACCGCGGGCAAGACCCCGCCGTCGTTCCTCAACATGGACGACCCCGACCACGCACGGATCCGCCGGATGGTCACCGCCCCCTTCGCGATCAAGCGGATGGAGGCTCTGCGACCCGTGGTGCAGCGCATCGCCGACGACCTGATCGACGCGATGCTGGCCGGGCCGAACCCCGTCGACCTGGTCGACGCGCTGGCGCTGCCGCTGCCGTCGCTGGTGATCTGCGAACTGCTGGGAATCCCCTATGAGGATCACGACTTCTTCCAGACCCACAGCAAGGTGGGGGTGAGCCGCGACTCGACGGCGGAGCAGGCCCGCGCCGCCAACATCGCCCTGTACCAGTACCTGGACAGGCTGCTCGACGTGAAGCTCGCCACTCCGGCCGACGACATGCTCTCCGACCTGGCGGCACGGACGGACGCGGGCGACCTGACCCGCCACGAGGCCGCCACCCTGGGCGTGCTGCTGCTCGGCGCCGGGCACGAGACCACCGCCAACATGATCGCGCTGGGCGTCCTGGCGCTGCTGGAGCACCCCGAGCAGCTGGCGATCGTCCGCGACACCGACGATCCCCAGGTCATGGCGGGCGCGGTGGAGGAGCTGCTGCGCTATCTGACCGTCGTGCACAGCGGTCAGCGCCGGCTCGCGCTGGAGGACCTGGAGGTCGGCGGCCGGCTCATCCGCGCCGGTGAGGGCGTCATCATCCCGGGCGCCACCGGCAACTGGAGCCCGGACCGCTTCCCCGACCCCGGCCGGCTCGACGTACGCCGCGACGCGCGCCGGCACATGGCGTTCGGCTTCGGCATCCACCAGTGCCTCGGCCAGCCGCTGGCCCGCATCGAACTCCAGGTGGTCTACGGCACGTTGTTCCGCCGGGTGCCCGAACTGCGCGTGGCAGCCGACCTGAAGGAGATCCCGTTCAAGAACGACGGGATCGTGTACGGGGTGTACGAGCTGCCGGTGGCCTGGTGA
- a CDS encoding TetR/AcrR family transcriptional regulator, producing MARMPSAERRRQLTEAAIRAMARDGVPRTTTRSIAAEAGVSLSVFHYCFDSKEALVESVITTLTDHSVSVVKDAIRPRATLEETVRAGFQAYWDHVRAHPDEHMLTYELTQYALRQPGFEHLARRQYELYGEAYAELIEELRRSMELRLAVPVSVLARYLAAMTDGLTLNYLVLGDEAAWTDILDTVTAHIAGLVQRP from the coding sequence ATGGCACGCATGCCGTCGGCCGAGCGACGCAGACAGCTGACGGAAGCGGCGATCAGGGCGATGGCCCGGGACGGCGTCCCCAGGACGACCACCCGGTCCATCGCCGCCGAGGCCGGTGTGTCCCTGAGCGTCTTCCACTACTGCTTCGACTCCAAGGAGGCCCTGGTCGAGTCGGTCATCACGACGCTCACCGACCACTCGGTGAGCGTCGTGAAGGACGCGATCCGGCCCAGGGCCACCCTGGAGGAGACGGTCCGGGCCGGCTTCCAGGCGTACTGGGACCACGTCCGAGCCCACCCCGACGAGCACATGCTCACCTACGAACTCACCCAATACGCCCTGCGTCAGCCCGGGTTCGAGCATCTGGCACGCCGCCAGTACGAGCTGTACGGCGAGGCGTACGCCGAACTCATCGAGGAACTGCGCCGGAGCATGGAACTCCGGCTCGCCGTGCCCGTCTCCGTCCTGGCCCGCTACCTCGCCGCCATGACCGACGGCCTGACCCTCAACTACCTCGTCCTCGGCGACGAGGCCGCCTGGACCGACATCCTGGACACCGTCACCGCCCATATCGCCGGGCTGGTCCAGCGGCCGTAG
- a CDS encoding hydrolase gives MVDITQVTASPSPDLLTPENCAVLFVDHQPQMFFGTGSGDRTAIINATVGLAKAAKAFDVPVVLSTVAAESFSGPILPQLADVFPGRKTVDRTTMNAWEDVAFVEAVKATGRKKLVIAGLWTEVCVVLPALSALAQGYEVYVVTDASGGVSPQAHEHAIQRLVQGGAIPVTWVQVLLELQRDWARTDTYAATTDVVKEHGGAYGLGIVYAQAFIGEHAAG, from the coding sequence ATGGTCGACATCACTCAGGTCACCGCGTCCCCCAGCCCCGATCTGCTCACGCCGGAGAACTGTGCGGTGCTCTTCGTGGACCACCAGCCGCAGATGTTCTTCGGCACGGGCAGCGGCGACCGCACCGCGATCATCAACGCGACCGTGGGTCTGGCGAAGGCCGCGAAGGCGTTCGACGTGCCGGTGGTGTTGAGCACCGTGGCCGCCGAGTCGTTCTCCGGCCCGATCCTGCCGCAGCTCGCGGACGTCTTCCCCGGGCGCAAGACCGTCGACCGGACCACGATGAACGCCTGGGAGGACGTCGCCTTCGTCGAGGCCGTCAAGGCCACCGGCCGCAAGAAGCTCGTCATCGCGGGCCTGTGGACCGAGGTCTGCGTGGTCCTGCCCGCCCTCTCCGCACTCGCCCAGGGCTACGAGGTGTACGTCGTCACGGACGCGTCCGGCGGCGTCAGCCCGCAGGCCCACGAGCACGCGATCCAGCGCCTGGTGCAGGGCGGCGCGATCCCGGTGACCTGGGTGCAGGTGCTACTGGAGCTCCAGCGGGACTGGGCCCGTACGGACACGTACGCCGCCACGACGGACGTGGTGAAGGAGCACGGCGGCGCCTACGGCCTGGGCATCGTCTACGCCCAGGCGTTCATCGGGGAGCACGCGGCGGGCTGA
- a CDS encoding alpha/beta fold hydrolase has translation MTTPTVVLVHGAFADATSWSGVIAELQKHGVSVVAPPNPLRGLASDAAYIASFAAQIDGPVVLVGHSYGGALITVAGTTENVVGLVYVAAYALEEGESLGELQGRFPLSSLVDNLKEWTYPVPGGDPAVEVTIAEDAFPSVFAADVPADVTKVLAAAQRPLAAAAFGETAAAAAWQTKPSWALIAGADEAINPEVERFGAKRAGAIVVEVEGASHAVAVSQPKAVADLIRDAVRATS, from the coding sequence ATGACCACCCCCACCGTCGTCCTCGTCCACGGCGCGTTCGCGGACGCCACGAGCTGGTCCGGCGTCATCGCCGAACTCCAGAAGCACGGCGTCTCCGTCGTCGCCCCGCCCAACCCGCTGCGCGGTCTCGCCTCCGACGCCGCGTACATCGCGTCCTTCGCCGCCCAGATCGACGGCCCCGTCGTCCTCGTCGGCCACTCCTACGGCGGCGCCCTGATCACCGTCGCCGGCACGACCGAGAACGTCGTCGGTCTGGTCTACGTCGCCGCCTACGCCCTGGAGGAGGGCGAGAGCCTCGGCGAGCTGCAGGGCCGCTTCCCGCTCTCGTCGCTGGTCGACAACCTCAAGGAGTGGACCTACCCGGTACCGGGCGGCGACCCGGCCGTCGAGGTCACCATCGCCGAGGACGCCTTCCCGTCGGTGTTCGCCGCGGACGTGCCCGCCGACGTCACCAAGGTGCTCGCCGCGGCCCAACGTCCGCTGGCCGCCGCCGCGTTCGGCGAGACGGCGGCCGCGGCCGCCTGGCAGACCAAGCCGTCCTGGGCGTTGATCGCCGGCGCGGACGAGGCGATCAACCCCGAGGTGGAGCGCTTCGGCGCCAAGCGGGCCGGGGCGATCGTCGTCGAGGTCGAGGGCGCCTCGCACGCCGTCGCCGTCTCGCAGCCGAAGGCGGTCGCGGACCTGATCCGCGACGCGGTGCGCGCGACGAGCTGA
- a CDS encoding helix-turn-helix domain-containing protein — protein sequence MTTTSTIDTHTYRTPPGIEIVTCENAPARLPGRGHGQSHPTHLLAARDDGEYLFVGLRGGNGLPDSDLDPEPTRLHLTPGDICFYDAQHTPALDFPERFRATVFLVPGELLGLTEPDVRRIVRTPVDRASRLGALLSPLLSDLARTEAEAGPPVGDMLAWNAVNLLATLATEHLGARAPGAQGTQPPVLARIMQYVELHLTDPDLSPEVIARAHHISVRYLHKLFKDEGATVGRWILRRRLEECRRDLMRHGRGSRTIAAVAGRWGFLSATHFSRVFRAAYGMSPREWRDTVGRPRVSPPRAPR from the coding sequence ATGACCACCACCAGCACCATCGACACCCACACCTACCGGACACCCCCCGGTATCGAGATCGTGACCTGCGAGAACGCCCCGGCCCGGCTGCCGGGCCGGGGCCACGGGCAATCCCACCCGACGCACCTGCTGGCCGCCCGCGACGACGGCGAGTACCTCTTCGTCGGCCTGCGCGGCGGCAACGGCCTGCCCGACTCCGACCTCGACCCCGAGCCCACCCGTCTGCACCTGACGCCCGGCGACATCTGCTTCTACGACGCCCAGCACACCCCCGCCCTCGACTTCCCCGAGCGGTTCCGGGCGACGGTGTTCCTCGTCCCGGGCGAGCTGCTCGGGCTGACGGAACCCGACGTACGGCGCATCGTGCGCACGCCCGTCGACCGCGCGTCCCGGCTCGGCGCCCTGCTGTCGCCGCTGCTGTCCGACCTCGCCCGCACCGAGGCCGAGGCCGGGCCCCCGGTCGGCGACATGCTCGCCTGGAACGCCGTGAACCTCCTGGCGACCCTCGCCACCGAACACCTGGGCGCCCGGGCCCCCGGCGCCCAGGGCACGCAACCACCGGTCCTGGCACGGATCATGCAGTACGTCGAACTGCACCTCACCGACCCCGACCTGTCCCCGGAGGTCATCGCCCGCGCCCACCACATCTCCGTGCGCTACCTGCACAAGCTGTTCAAGGACGAGGGCGCCACGGTCGGCCGGTGGATCCTGCGCCGCCGTCTGGAGGAGTGCCGCCGCGACCTGATGCGTCACGGGCGCGGCAGCCGCACCATCGCGGCGGTGGCCGGCCGGTGGGGCTTCCTCAGCGCCACCCACTTCAGCCGGGTGTTCCGGGCCGCGTACGGGATGTCCCCGCGCGAGTGGCGGGACACCGTGGGACGCCCGCGGGTCAGCCCGCCGCGTGCTCCCCGATGA
- a CDS encoding alpha/beta hydrolase, protein MSDVVEPVTPVLEPEAAAFAEATANPPYLFDLSPAEGRKAVDEVQSGEIAKPDVDEEWVTVSGGPTGSVRVRVVRPAGVGGALPVILYIHGAGWVFGDAHTHDRLVRELAVGAGAAVVFPEYDLSPEARYPVAIEQNYAVARWIVTEGAQHSLDASRLAVAGDSVGGNMTAALTLMAKERGDVPLVQQVLFYPVTDASFDTGSYRQFATGYFLRRDGMQWFWDQYTTDEAERAQITASPLRATVEQLTGLPPALVITGEADVLRDEGEAYANKLRAAGVPVTAVRYQGIIHDFVMLNALRSTHAAEAAIKLATSTLRDVLHTA, encoded by the coding sequence ATGTCCGACGTCGTCGAGCCGGTCACGCCGGTGCTCGAACCCGAGGCCGCGGCGTTCGCCGAGGCGACCGCGAATCCGCCGTACCTCTTCGACCTGTCTCCGGCGGAGGGGCGCAAGGCGGTCGACGAGGTGCAGTCCGGGGAGATCGCCAAGCCGGATGTCGACGAGGAGTGGGTCACCGTCTCGGGGGGTCCCACGGGCAGTGTCCGTGTCCGTGTGGTCAGGCCGGCGGGCGTCGGGGGCGCTCTGCCGGTGATCCTCTACATCCATGGCGCCGGCTGGGTGTTCGGCGACGCTCACACCCATGACCGTCTGGTGCGCGAGCTCGCGGTGGGGGCGGGGGCGGCGGTGGTCTTCCCGGAGTACGACCTCTCGCCGGAGGCGCGTTATCCGGTGGCGATCGAGCAGAACTACGCGGTGGCCCGGTGGATCGTCACCGAAGGTGCACAGCACTCCCTCGACGCTTCGCGTCTGGCGGTGGCCGGTGACTCGGTGGGCGGCAACATGACGGCGGCCCTCACGCTGATGGCCAAGGAGCGTGGGGATGTTCCGCTGGTGCAGCAGGTGTTGTTCTATCCGGTGACGGACGCGAGTTTCGACACCGGTTCCTACCGTCAGTTCGCCACGGGTTATTTTCTGCGGCGGGACGGGATGCAGTGGTTCTGGGACCAGTACACGACCGACGAGGCGGAGCGTGCGCAGATCACCGCGTCCCCGCTGCGTGCGACGGTCGAGCAGTTGACCGGGCTGCCTCCGGCGCTGGTGATCACGGGTGAGGCGGACGTGCTGCGTGACGAGGGCGAGGCCTACGCCAACAAGCTCCGCGCGGCCGGCGTGCCGGTCACGGCGGTCCGCTACCAGGGCATCATCCACGACTTCGTGATGCTCAACGCCCTGCGCTCGACGCACGCCGCCGAGGCCGCCATCAAGCTGGCCACGAGCACCCTGCGCGACGTCCTGCACACGGCCTGA